A single Bosea sp. PAMC 26642 DNA region contains:
- a CDS encoding cold-shock protein, with protein sequence MFDRRKPPAAQPFVTHENIEAKVKWFDPEKGFGFASPADGSGDVFLHVSALGPLDQQDLQPGATIIADLGEGRRGLQVVAVHEIDASTAQPAAPRSDRGPRGFSPRPPRDDFGGGSGYGGGGYNDRGNDYGGGGSGYGDRGDRGGFASRDSGPMEGPFDGAVKFFNTERGFGFIAPDKGGPDVFLHVSSLSRSGLQPPMDGQRLRFSIRAGKKGPEAADVSFI encoded by the coding sequence ATGTTCGATCGTCGCAAGCCCCCCGCTGCCCAGCCTTTCGTCACCCACGAGAATATCGAAGCCAAGGTCAAGTGGTTCGACCCCGAGAAGGGGTTTGGTTTTGCCTCCCCCGCCGACGGCTCCGGCGACGTCTTTCTCCATGTTTCGGCGCTCGGCCCGCTCGACCAGCAGGACCTGCAGCCCGGCGCCACCATCATCGCCGATCTCGGCGAGGGACGGCGTGGCCTGCAGGTCGTCGCGGTCCATGAGATCGATGCCTCGACCGCCCAGCCCGCCGCGCCGCGCTCGGATCGTGGTCCCCGCGGGTTCTCGCCGCGACCGCCGCGCGATGATTTCGGCGGTGGCAGCGGTTATGGCGGCGGTGGTTACAACGATCGCGGCAACGATTATGGCGGCGGCGGTAGCGGCTATGGCGACCGGGGTGACCGTGGCGGCTTTGCCAGCCGCGACAGCGGCCCGATGGAAGGCCCCTTCGACGGGGCCGTGAAGTTCTTCAACACCGAACGGGGCTTTGGCTTCATCGCGCCCGACAAGGGCGGTCCTGACGTCTTCCTGCATGTCTCGTCGCTCAGCCGCAGCGGCCTGCAGCCCCCGATGGATGGGCAGCGGCTGCGCTTCTCGATCCGCGCCGGCAAGAAGGGCCCCGAAGCGGCCGATGTGAGTTTCATCTGA
- a CDS encoding MarR family winged helix-turn-helix transcriptional regulator, with protein MTKSLEKSVGRALLVAARLHRARMGERLNALGLFPGQEQALKALQPAAMTMGELATLLRVKPPTVSKTIGRLSMQGLVVREGGSRDGRLVQVALTENGQAMAAQLDAVWNQVEEELLEKLDGKERKQLRRLLRKAAKGLSKAGAEADEPEADGDEADSEG; from the coding sequence ATGACCAAGTCTCTCGAGAAAAGCGTGGGGCGCGCACTGCTCGTGGCCGCGCGGCTGCATCGCGCCCGAATGGGCGAGAGGCTGAACGCGCTTGGCCTCTTCCCCGGCCAGGAGCAGGCGCTGAAGGCGCTCCAGCCGGCGGCGATGACGATGGGCGAACTCGCGACGCTGCTGCGCGTCAAGCCGCCGACGGTTTCGAAGACCATTGGTCGGCTCTCGATGCAGGGGCTCGTCGTCCGCGAGGGTGGCAGCCGCGACGGCAGGCTGGTCCAGGTTGCGCTGACCGAGAACGGGCAGGCGATGGCAGCCCAGCTCGATGCGGTCTGGAATCAGGTCGAGGAAGAGCTGCTCGAAAAGCTCGACGGCAAGGAACGCAAGCAGCTTCGCAGACTGCTGCGCAAGGCGGCCAAGGGTCTCTCCAAGGCCGGCGCTGAAGCTGACGAACCAGAGGCTGATGGCGACGAGGCCGATAGCGAAGGCTGA
- a CDS encoding DUF167 family protein: MAAPAWTVAEDGLRLTIRLTPRGGRDGLDGLDTLADGRQVLKVRVRAAPSDGEANAALMRFLADLLDLPRSRISLVAGASARLKTVVVSGDGAALLIRLQARLGPT; this comes from the coding sequence ATGGCCGCTCCGGCCTGGACCGTCGCCGAGGATGGCCTTCGCCTGACCATAAGGCTCACGCCGCGTGGCGGGCGCGACGGGCTGGACGGCCTCGACACCTTGGCTGACGGACGTCAGGTGCTCAAAGTGCGCGTCCGGGCAGCGCCCAGCGACGGCGAGGCGAATGCCGCCCTGATGAGGTTTCTAGCTGATCTCCTCGACTTGCCGCGATCGCGGATATCGCTCGTCGCCGGCGCTTCCGCGCGGCTGAAGACCGTAGTTGTATCGGGCGATGGCGCGGCGCTTCTCATCAGGCTGCAGGCACGGCTCGGGCCGACCTGA
- the odhB gene encoding 2-oxoglutarate dehydrogenase complex dihydrolipoyllysine-residue succinyltransferase, translated as MATEIRVPTLGESVSEATIGKWFKKTGDAVKADEPLVELETDKVTLEVNAPAAGVLGEIVAKEGDTVGVSALLGMITAGDGKAAAAAPKAEAKKADTAVAQASGKAGEASSAAAEKKTGEVAGDTEIKPATKAADSGPAVSRLAAESGVDPATANASGKDGRVTKGDMLAAIATGPAVASSVPAPAAPVQVRAPSAPDDASREERVKMTKLRQTIARRLKEAQATAAMLTTFNEVDMSAVMALRNQYKDVFEKKHGVKLGFMGFFVKACVQALKEIPSVNAEIDGTDIVYKNYYHVAVAVGTDKGLVVPVVRDADQLSIAGIEKAIGALGKKARDGALKIEDMQGGTFTISNGGVYGSLMSTPILNAPQSAILGMHKIQERPMVVGGQIVVRPMMYLAVSYDHRIIDGKEAVTFLVRIKEALEDPARLVLDL; from the coding sequence ATGGCGACCGAAATCCGCGTTCCCACCCTCGGCGAATCCGTCTCCGAGGCCACCATTGGCAAGTGGTTCAAAAAGACCGGCGACGCGGTGAAAGCCGACGAGCCTTTGGTCGAGCTCGAAACCGACAAGGTGACGCTCGAGGTCAACGCGCCGGCTGCCGGCGTGCTCGGCGAGATCGTCGCCAAGGAAGGCGACACTGTCGGCGTCAGCGCCCTGCTCGGCATGATCACGGCCGGCGACGGCAAGGCGGCCGCGGCTGCTCCGAAGGCCGAGGCGAAGAAGGCCGACACCGCCGTGGCCCAGGCCTCCGGCAAGGCCGGCGAAGCGAGCTCGGCCGCAGCCGAGAAGAAGACCGGCGAGGTTGCCGGCGACACCGAAATCAAGCCTGCGACCAAGGCCGCCGATTCAGGCCCGGCCGTGTCGCGGCTGGCCGCCGAGAGTGGCGTCGATCCCGCGACCGCCAACGCCTCGGGCAAGGATGGCCGCGTCACCAAGGGCGACATGCTGGCCGCGATCGCGACCGGCCCCGCCGTTGCGTCCTCGGTTCCTGCTCCGGCCGCTCCGGTTCAGGTCCGCGCGCCGTCGGCGCCCGACGACGCCTCGCGCGAAGAGCGCGTCAAGATGACCAAGCTGCGCCAGACCATCGCGCGCCGCCTGAAGGAAGCCCAGGCGACGGCCGCGATGCTGACCACCTTCAACGAGGTGGACATGTCGGCGGTGATGGCGCTGCGCAACCAGTACAAGGATGTGTTCGAGAAGAAGCACGGCGTGAAGCTCGGCTTCATGGGCTTCTTCGTGAAGGCCTGCGTGCAGGCGCTGAAGGAGATTCCCTCCGTCAATGCCGAGATCGACGGCACCGACATCGTCTACAAGAACTACTACCATGTCGCTGTCGCCGTCGGCACCGACAAGGGCCTCGTCGTGCCGGTGGTGCGCGATGCCGACCAGCTCTCCATCGCCGGCATCGAGAAGGCCATCGGCGCGCTCGGCAAGAAAGCCCGCGACGGCGCCCTCAAGATCGAGGACATGCAGGGCGGCACCTTCACCATCTCGAATGGCGGCGTCTACGGCTCGCTGATGTCGACGCCGATCCTGAACGCGCCGCAATCGGCGATCCTGGGCATGCACAAAATCCAGGAGCGCCCGATGGTCGTCGGCGGCCAGATCGTAGTGCGCCCGATGATGTATCTGGCTGTTTCCTACGACCACCGCATCATCGACGGCAAGGAAGCGGTGACATTCCTGGTGCGGATCAAGGAGGCGCTGGAGGATCCGGCGCGGCTTGTGCTGGATCTCTGA
- a CDS encoding pentapeptide repeat-containing protein — MTQARLNEQPRRVLDIHGAFIRRTDLSGASLRGANLAGADAANAMFRGADFAGASLRGTNLRGADLSGAKNLTIEQLSEAIIDGSTILPDYLDRASFNLS, encoded by the coding sequence ATGACGCAGGCACGATTGAACGAACAACCGCGACGCGTTCTGGACATTCATGGCGCTTTCATCCGCAGAACAGATTTGAGCGGCGCTTCACTGCGCGGAGCTAACCTCGCCGGCGCCGACGCAGCGAACGCGATGTTTCGAGGAGCCGATTTCGCTGGCGCTTCCCTGCGTGGCACGAACCTGCGCGGGGCCGATCTTTCCGGCGCAAAAAATCTCACCATAGAGCAGCTTTCCGAGGCGATCATCGACGGGTCGACGATCTTGCCCGATTATCTCGACCGAGCTTCGTTCAACCTTTCCTGA
- a CDS encoding carbonic anhydrase, which yields MDTPAAPFPERLTEGYRAFLDDRFDREKSRYEELADGQTPKIMLIGCCDSRVSPEIIFDARPGEMFVARNVANLVPPFSPDDTLHGTSAALEYAVQALRVEHIVVLGHGRCGGIRAFADDTQQPLSPGDFIGKWITLIGPAAQRSGGRGRNENFDDYVERLCLASIQQSLANLRTFPCVQILEGKGRLQLHGAYFAVATGVLMLLDPASGQFVPAVGEMPKKVQMIRCDEPG from the coding sequence ATGGACACGCCAGCAGCCCCGTTCCCCGAACGCCTGACGGAAGGCTACCGCGCCTTTCTTGACGATCGCTTCGACCGCGAGAAGTCGCGCTACGAAGAACTCGCCGACGGCCAGACGCCCAAGATCATGCTGATCGGCTGCTGCGATTCCCGCGTTTCGCCGGAGATCATCTTCGACGCACGGCCCGGCGAAATGTTCGTCGCCCGCAACGTCGCCAATCTGGTGCCGCCGTTCTCGCCCGACGACACTCTGCACGGCACCTCGGCTGCGCTCGAATATGCGGTGCAGGCGCTCAGGGTCGAGCATATCGTCGTGCTCGGGCATGGCCGCTGCGGCGGCATCCGCGCCTTCGCCGACGACACGCAGCAGCCTCTCTCGCCGGGCGATTTCATCGGCAAATGGATCACGCTGATCGGCCCCGCCGCGCAGCGCAGCGGCGGGCGCGGCCGCAACGAGAACTTCGACGACTATGTCGAGCGGCTCTGCCTCGCCTCGATCCAGCAATCGCTGGCCAATCTGCGCACATTCCCCTGCGTCCAGATCCTCGAGGGCAAGGGCCGGCTGCAACTGCACGGGGCCTATTTTGCGGTGGCGACCGGCGTGCTGATGCTGCTCGATCCGGCCAGCGGGCAATTCGTCCCGGCGGTCGGCGAGATGCCGAAGAAGGTCCAGATGATCCGCTGCGACGAGCCCGGCTGA
- the lpdA gene encoding dihydrolipoyl dehydrogenase → MSYDLVVIGTGPGGYVCAIRAAQLGLKVAVVEKRKTFGGTCLNIGCIPSKALLHASEMFEEASHTFPSLGVVVGTPKLDLKQMMVHKQETVDANVNGVAFLLKKNKIEPFMGTASIPGAGTVVVTDADGKTQELETKAIVIATGSEATGLPGVAIDEKTVVTSTGALELTAVPRELVVVGAGVIGLEIGSVWSRLGAKVTVVEYLDRILPGMDEEIAKQFSRILQKQGFEFILGSKVTKVETGKKGATLTVEPAAGGEAKTLSADVVLVAIGRRPNTEGLGLDAAGVATERGRVVIDDHFKTNVAGIYAIGDVVRGPMLAHKAEDEGMAVAEIIAGKAGHVNYDAIPSIIYTAPEVAAIGKTEEELKAAGVAYKIGKFPFTANARARAMRHTDGFVKFLADAATDRVLGCHIIGPHAGDLIAEVTVLMEFGGSSEDLARTCHAHPTLAEAVKEAALAVDKRPIHM, encoded by the coding sequence ATGTCCTACGATCTCGTCGTCATCGGAACCGGCCCCGGCGGTTATGTCTGCGCCATTCGCGCCGCCCAGCTCGGCCTCAAGGTCGCCGTCGTCGAAAAGCGCAAGACCTTCGGCGGCACCTGCCTGAATATCGGCTGCATCCCGTCCAAGGCGCTGCTGCACGCTTCCGAGATGTTCGAGGAGGCGAGCCATACCTTCCCGAGCCTGGGCGTTGTAGTCGGCACGCCCAAGCTCGATCTCAAGCAGATGATGGTCCACAAGCAGGAGACGGTGGACGCCAACGTCAACGGCGTCGCCTTTCTGCTCAAGAAGAACAAGATCGAGCCCTTCATGGGTACGGCGAGCATCCCCGGTGCCGGCACGGTCGTCGTCACGGATGCTGACGGCAAGACGCAGGAGCTGGAAACCAAGGCGATCGTCATCGCCACCGGCTCGGAGGCGACCGGCCTGCCGGGCGTCGCGATCGACGAGAAGACCGTCGTGACTTCGACCGGCGCTCTCGAACTGACCGCCGTTCCCAGGGAACTGGTGGTCGTGGGGGCGGGCGTGATCGGGCTCGAGATCGGCTCGGTCTGGAGCCGTCTCGGCGCCAAGGTCACGGTCGTCGAATATCTCGACCGCATCCTGCCGGGCATGGACGAGGAAATCGCCAAGCAGTTTAGCCGCATCCTGCAGAAGCAGGGTTTTGAGTTCATCCTCGGCTCCAAGGTGACCAAGGTCGAAACCGGCAAGAAGGGCGCGACGCTCACTGTCGAGCCAGCGGCGGGCGGCGAGGCGAAGACGCTCTCGGCGGATGTCGTTCTGGTGGCGATCGGACGCCGTCCCAACACCGAGGGGCTGGGGCTGGACGCAGCCGGCGTCGCCACCGAGCGCGGCCGCGTCGTGATCGACGATCACTTCAAGACCAATGTCGCGGGCATCTACGCCATCGGCGACGTGGTGCGCGGGCCGATGCTGGCGCACAAGGCCGAGGACGAGGGCATGGCGGTCGCCGAGATCATCGCCGGCAAGGCCGGGCATGTGAATTACGACGCAATCCCGAGCATCATCTACACCGCGCCGGAAGTCGCCGCGATCGGCAAGACCGAGGAAGAGCTCAAGGCCGCGGGCGTCGCCTACAAGATCGGCAAGTTCCCCTTCACCGCCAATGCCCGCGCGCGCGCCATGCGCCATACCGACGGCTTCGTGAAGTTCCTGGCGGATGCCGCGACCGACCGCGTGCTCGGCTGCCACATCATCGGCCCCCATGCCGGCGACCTGATCGCCGAGGTCACCGTGCTGATGGAGTTCGGCGGCTCCTCGGAAGACCTCGCCCGCACCTGCCACGCTCATCCGACGCTTGCCGAAGCAGTGAAGGAAGCGGCGCTCGCGGTGGACAAGCGCCCGATCCATATGTGA
- a CDS encoding DMT family transporter: MPAAPSHHPETGRSRLIAIGLMCSAVLFFALLDTSAKWLSGYMDPVQVVFARYAGSMVLVSLLLNPWSRPGILRTQRPWLQAVRSLLLLGSTALNFFALKYLQLAETVSIMFAGPLLVALVAGPLLGEWPGPRRLAAIAVGFCGVLLITRPGLGGMHSAAWLSVLGCVCYSFYSLATRKLAAYDPPETTMVYSGVAGTLAMLPLIPFFWSMPQSPLVWLVMVVMGGLGGFGHWLLILAHRLAPATVLAPFIYSQIIWMIALGWFVFGQFPDRWTFVGAAIVIASGLYLLYRERIRAVPEGSARLD; the protein is encoded by the coding sequence TTGCCCGCCGCCCCCTCTCACCATCCGGAAACGGGTCGCTCGCGCCTGATCGCTATCGGTCTGATGTGCAGCGCTGTGCTGTTCTTCGCGCTGCTCGATACCAGCGCGAAGTGGCTGTCGGGCTATATGGATCCGGTCCAGGTTGTTTTCGCCCGCTATGCCGGCAGCATGGTGCTGGTCTCGCTTCTGCTCAACCCATGGAGCCGTCCGGGCATCCTGCGGACGCAGCGCCCTTGGCTTCAGGCGGTCCGTTCCCTGCTGCTGCTGGGCTCGACCGCCCTGAATTTCTTCGCACTCAAATATCTGCAGCTCGCCGAAACCGTCTCGATCATGTTTGCCGGCCCGCTCTTGGTTGCGCTCGTCGCCGGGCCGCTGCTGGGCGAGTGGCCGGGACCGCGCCGGCTGGCCGCGATCGCGGTCGGCTTTTGCGGCGTTCTCCTGATAACGCGTCCGGGCTTGGGCGGCATGCATTCGGCCGCATGGCTGAGCGTGCTCGGCTGCGTCTGCTACTCGTTCTACTCGCTGGCGACGCGCAAGCTCGCGGCATACGACCCTCCGGAAACCACGATGGTCTATTCAGGCGTTGCCGGCACGCTCGCCATGCTGCCGCTGATCCCGTTTTTCTGGTCGATGCCGCAGAGCCCGCTGGTCTGGTTGGTAATGGTGGTGATGGGCGGGCTCGGTGGCTTCGGCCACTGGCTGCTCATTCTGGCGCACCGGCTGGCGCCAGCGACGGTGCTGGCGCCGTTTATCTATTCGCAGATTATCTGGATGATCGCGCTCGGCTGGTTCGTCTTCGGCCAGTTTCCCGACCGCTGGACCTTCGTCGGCGCCGCCATCGTGATCGCATCGGGCCTGTATCTGCTCTATCGCGAGCGGATCCGGGCGGTGCCCGAAGGATCCGCCCGGCTCGATTGA
- a CDS encoding YggT family protein: MRAVLDVVMLALNIYTWILILSAVLSWLIAFNVVNTGNQFVAAVWDFLYKVTEPALRPIRRMLPDLGGIDISPIILLLIIFFIERIIVYYLYPIVI; the protein is encoded by the coding sequence ATGCGTGCCGTTCTCGATGTGGTGATGCTCGCCTTGAACATCTACACATGGATCCTGATCCTCTCGGCCGTGCTGAGCTGGTTGATCGCCTTCAATGTCGTCAATACGGGCAACCAGTTCGTCGCCGCCGTCTGGGACTTCCTCTATAAGGTGACAGAGCCGGCGCTCAGGCCGATCCGCAGGATGCTGCCCGATCTCGGCGGCATCGACATATCGCCGATCATCCTGCTGCTGATCATCTTCTTCATCGAGCGGATCATCGTCTATTATCTCTATCCGATCGTGATCTGA
- the folD gene encoding bifunctional methylenetetrahydrofolate dehydrogenase/methenyltetrahydrofolate cyclohydrolase FolD: MPQPAHIIDGKAAAAALRAEIGTEVAAIRARSGLVPGLHVVLVGDDPASRVYVTSKEKLAVEVGMNSVAHRLPTETSEADLLAKIADLNADDAVDGILVQLPLPKHIDTGAIIDAIDPAKDIDGLHPINAGRLAGGKTGLVPCTPLGCILLLKQVLPTLAGLEAVVIGRSELVGRPVAQLLLQADCTVTIAHSRTRDLAAVVRRADIVVAAVGRPHFVQADWLKPGATVIDVGINRMPDGKLAGDVDFAEAVEVAGAITPVPGGVGPMTIACLLRNTLTAFEARRG; this comes from the coding sequence ATGCCGCAGCCAGCGCACATCATCGACGGCAAGGCCGCCGCAGCCGCTTTGAGAGCAGAGATAGGCACCGAGGTCGCGGCGATCAGGGCCCGGAGCGGCCTCGTGCCGGGGCTGCATGTCGTACTGGTGGGCGACGATCCGGCGAGCCGCGTCTATGTCACCTCCAAGGAAAAGCTCGCCGTCGAGGTCGGCATGAACTCGGTCGCGCATCGCCTGCCGACCGAGACGAGCGAGGCGGACCTTCTGGCGAAGATCGCCGACCTCAACGCCGACGACGCCGTCGACGGCATCCTGGTCCAGCTTCCTCTGCCGAAGCATATCGACACCGGCGCCATCATTGACGCCATCGACCCCGCCAAGGATATCGATGGGCTCCACCCGATCAATGCCGGCCGGCTCGCCGGTGGCAAGACCGGCCTCGTTCCCTGCACTCCGCTGGGCTGCATTCTGCTTCTCAAGCAGGTGCTGCCGACGCTCGCCGGACTGGAAGCGGTGGTCATCGGACGCTCCGAACTCGTCGGCCGCCCGGTCGCGCAGTTGCTGCTGCAGGCCGATTGCACGGTGACGATCGCGCATTCGCGTACCCGTGATCTTGCAGCCGTGGTGCGCCGCGCCGACATCGTCGTCGCAGCCGTGGGCCGCCCGCATTTCGTCCAGGCCGATTGGCTGAAACCGGGCGCCACCGTGATCGATGTCGGCATCAACCGGATGCCCGACGGCAAGCTCGCGGGAGATGTCGATTTCGCGGAAGCCGTGGAGGTCGCCGGTGCGATCACGCCCGTGCCCGGCGGCGTCGGCCCGATGACGATCGCCTGCCTGCTAAGGAACACGCTGACGGCTTTCGAGGCCAGGCGGGGGTAG
- a CDS encoding MOSC domain-containing protein has translation MTAQVVSVSRDDGHRFSKSVQSSIRLLAGLGIEGDAHCGATVKHRSRVAVDPTQPNLRQVHLLQAELLDEVNAAGFDVAPGQMGENILTRGLDLLRLPVGARLRLGADALVEITGLRNPCSQIETFRPGLLAAVLGRDAHGKLVRKAGIMGIVLEGGEVGSGAKIQLTLPEGPHRALERV, from the coding sequence ATGACGGCGCAGGTGGTTTCGGTCAGCCGCGATGACGGCCATCGCTTCAGCAAGAGCGTGCAATCCTCGATCCGCCTGCTTGCCGGGCTCGGTATCGAGGGCGACGCTCATTGCGGCGCAACGGTGAAGCATCGCTCCCGCGTCGCCGTCGATCCGACGCAGCCCAATCTGCGCCAGGTCCATCTGCTCCAGGCCGAACTGCTCGACGAAGTGAACGCAGCCGGCTTCGACGTGGCCCCTGGGCAGATGGGAGAGAATATCCTGACCCGCGGCCTCGACCTGCTGCGGCTGCCGGTCGGAGCCCGGCTGCGGCTGGGCGCCGACGCGCTCGTCGAGATCACCGGCCTCCGCAACCCCTGCTCCCAGATCGAGACCTTCCGCCCCGGCCTGCTCGCCGCCGTGCTCGGTCGCGATGCCCACGGAAAACTCGTCCGCAAGGCCGGCATTATGGGGATCGTGCTGGAGGGGGGCGAGGTCGGTAGCGGAGCTAAAATCCAGCTCACACTGCCCGAGGGGCCGCATCGCGCTCTGGAACGTGTCTGA
- a CDS encoding hybrid sensor histidine kinase/response regulator: MNTDDMLVGDRYRLLIDAVTDYAIYMLDPDGLVASWNPGARRFKGYRDHEIIGQHFSRFYTEEDRATCLPARALETAAKEGRFENEGWRVRKDGTRFWAHVVIDPILHPTSGRVLGYAKITRDLTDRKKQDEALRQSEQSFRLLVQGVTDYAIYMLDREGIVTNWNAGAERIKGYRPEEIIGRHFSVFYTQADRARGDCERALAIARESGSFQTDGWRVRKNGERFWASVALDPIRDDTGQIIGFAKITRDMSERRQAEQALEVAREALYQSQKMESLGQLTGGIAHDFNNLLNAVVGSLELLRKQVTDDKQLSLIGNALKGATRGITLTQRMLAFARKQELQPKAVNIYELVAGMTDLLSRSLGPSIEFDTRFPASLKPAFADPNQLELAILNLAVNARDAMPSGGRITISASNETILESVQNSLAAGNYVRIAVEDSGFGMDAETLAKASEPFFTTKGVGKGTGLGLPMVLGTAQQLGGRLDLASQPGKGTTATLWLRASEPAAALPAEDRLDVDGGGDSPLSVLAVDDDALVLMNTVALLEDLGHTVVEAASGQEALKRLEEGQIFDLIITDHAMPHMTGGQLIAEVSRRWPDIPIILATGYADLPDGLQAGVRRLGKPFWQSDLQKAIADVTGA; the protein is encoded by the coding sequence ATGAACACCGATGATATGCTGGTCGGCGATCGGTATCGGTTGCTGATCGATGCCGTGACCGACTACGCGATCTACATGCTGGATCCGGACGGTCTCGTGGCGAGCTGGAATCCGGGAGCCCGGCGTTTCAAAGGCTATCGGGATCACGAGATTATCGGGCAGCATTTTTCACGCTTCTACACCGAGGAAGACCGGGCGACATGCCTGCCGGCGCGGGCGCTCGAAACCGCGGCAAAGGAGGGGCGATTCGAGAACGAGGGCTGGCGCGTCCGCAAGGATGGAACCCGGTTCTGGGCTCATGTGGTCATCGATCCGATCCTGCATCCGACAAGCGGTCGCGTGCTGGGATATGCCAAGATCACCCGGGATCTGACCGACCGCAAGAAGCAGGACGAAGCTCTGCGACAGAGCGAACAGTCGTTTCGGCTGCTGGTTCAAGGGGTTACGGACTACGCCATCTACATGCTCGATCGGGAGGGCATTGTCACCAATTGGAACGCGGGTGCCGAACGGATAAAAGGCTATCGGCCCGAGGAGATCATCGGCCGGCATTTCTCGGTCTTCTATACGCAGGCAGATCGGGCCCGCGGCGATTGCGAACGGGCTCTGGCGATTGCGCGGGAGTCCGGCAGCTTCCAGACGGACGGCTGGCGGGTTCGCAAGAACGGTGAACGTTTCTGGGCCAGCGTGGCCCTCGACCCGATCCGCGACGACACGGGGCAGATCATCGGCTTCGCCAAGATTACGCGGGACATGAGCGAACGCCGACAGGCTGAGCAGGCTCTCGAAGTGGCGCGGGAAGCACTTTACCAATCCCAGAAGATGGAATCGCTGGGCCAGCTCACCGGAGGCATCGCGCATGATTTCAACAATCTGCTCAATGCGGTGGTCGGTAGCCTGGAATTGCTTCGCAAGCAGGTGACCGATGACAAGCAACTGAGCCTTATCGGAAACGCCCTGAAAGGGGCGACGCGCGGGATCACCTTGACCCAGCGTATGCTTGCTTTCGCGCGAAAGCAGGAATTGCAGCCCAAAGCCGTTAATATTTACGAGCTGGTCGCGGGCATGACCGATCTGCTGAGCCGGTCGCTCGGTCCGTCTATCGAGTTCGATACCCGTTTCCCGGCGTCCCTGAAGCCGGCATTCGCCGATCCGAACCAGCTCGAGCTGGCCATCCTGAATCTCGCGGTGAATGCCCGCGACGCCATGCCGTCGGGGGGCAGGATCACGATCTCTGCCAGCAATGAAACGATACTCGAAAGTGTCCAGAATAGCCTGGCAGCGGGAAATTATGTCCGGATCGCTGTTGAGGACTCAGGATTTGGCATGGATGCCGAGACGCTTGCCAAGGCCTCCGAGCCCTTCTTCACGACCAAGGGCGTGGGCAAGGGCACCGGCCTCGGACTGCCGATGGTTCTGGGAACCGCCCAACAGCTTGGCGGCCGCCTCGATCTTGCAAGCCAACCCGGCAAGGGCACGACGGCGACGCTCTGGTTGCGCGCCAGCGAGCCGGCGGCTGCCTTGCCTGCGGAGGACAGACTGGACGTCGATGGAGGCGGCGACAGCCCGCTGTCAGTTCTTGCCGTCGATGACGACGCGCTCGTCCTGATGAACACCGTGGCCCTGCTGGAAGACCTTGGCCACACGGTCGTCGAAGCCGCCTCGGGCCAGGAGGCTCTGAAACGTCTCGAGGAAGGACAGATTTTCGATCTGATCATCACCGACCATGCCATGCCGCACATGACCGGCGGACAGCTGATTGCCGAGGTCAGCCGGCGCTGGCCGGACATCCCGATCATTCTGGCGACGGGTTATGCCGACTTGCCAGATGGACTTCAGGCCGGGGTGAGGCGTCTTGGCAAGCCGTTCTGGCAGTCCGATCTCCAGAAGGCCATCGCTGACGTCACCGGTGCCTAG